The Ancylothrix sp. D3o genome window below encodes:
- the murD gene encoding UDP-N-acetylmuramoyl-L-alanine--D-glutamate ligase, with amino-acid sequence MPKAHIIGLGKSGIAGAKLLKREGWQVTLSDTKTSADFQQQKQQLEAEGITVLLSHAFNPEAEEKLDLVVVSPGVPWDIPALLKARELGIETIGEMELAWRYLNKRPWVAITGTNGKTTTTALIAAIFQTAGLHAPACGNIGYAACELALSETPPDWIIAEVSSYQIESSSTLAPRIAVWTTFTPDHLSRHKTLENYFNIKAKLLHQAELKIVNGDDPYLRQNAAKTWEKACWTSVQGKEALLGDFERGIYIENGWVIYQGEQVVEASALRMVGSHNLQNLLMAVAAAKLAGIDNKSIAKAIAEFPGVAHRLEHICNINGVDFINDSKATNYDAAEVGLSSVEAPAILIAGGDPKAGDDTGWLKVIQEKAVAVLLIGDAAAQFGKRLQDINHPRFEIVGTMEKAVKRSAELAPQLNAKVVLLSPACASFDQYQNFEQRGDDFRKLSLELAG; translated from the coding sequence ATGCCCAAGGCTCATATTATTGGATTAGGAAAATCAGGAATTGCCGGTGCAAAACTGCTGAAAAGAGAAGGCTGGCAAGTCACGCTGAGTGATACCAAAACTTCCGCAGACTTCCAACAACAAAAGCAACAATTAGAAGCAGAAGGTATCACCGTATTATTAAGCCATGCTTTTAACCCAGAAGCCGAAGAAAAACTTGATTTAGTAGTTGTAAGTCCGGGGGTTCCTTGGGATATTCCAGCCTTATTAAAAGCGCGAGAATTGGGGATAGAAACTATTGGAGAAATGGAACTTGCATGGCGGTATTTAAACAAGCGTCCCTGGGTAGCGATCACCGGCACCAATGGCAAAACCACAACCACTGCATTAATTGCAGCTATTTTTCAAACTGCCGGTTTGCACGCACCGGCCTGCGGTAATATTGGTTATGCTGCCTGCGAATTAGCGCTATCAGAAACTCCGCCTGATTGGATAATTGCAGAAGTTAGCAGTTATCAAATTGAATCTTCTTCTACCCTTGCGCCGCGCATTGCAGTTTGGACAACTTTTACACCCGATCATTTAAGCCGGCATAAAACTTTAGAAAATTATTTCAATATCAAAGCCAAACTTTTACATCAAGCCGAGTTAAAAATTGTCAACGGAGATGACCCTTATTTGCGTCAAAATGCTGCCAAAACATGGGAAAAGGCTTGCTGGACAAGTGTGCAAGGAAAAGAGGCGTTATTGGGCGATTTTGAACGGGGTATTTATATTGAGAATGGCTGGGTAATTTATCAAGGCGAGCAAGTTGTAGAAGCCTCTGCGTTGCGAATGGTTGGCAGTCATAATTTGCAGAATTTATTAATGGCAGTAGCGGCGGCAAAATTAGCCGGAATTGATAACAAATCAATTGCCAAAGCTATCGCCGAATTCCCCGGAGTTGCCCACCGGCTTGAGCATATTTGCAACATTAATGGCGTTGATTTTATTAACGATAGCAAAGCCACAAATTACGATGCTGCGGAAGTTGGTTTATCGTCTGTAGAAGCACCGGCGATTTTGATTGCGGGGGGAGATCCAAAAGCAGGAGATGATACCGGCTGGCTAAAAGTTATTCAAGAAAAAGCCGTTGCTGTGTTATTAATTGGCGATGCAGCCGCGCAATTTGGAAAACGGTTACAAGACATCAATCACCCCCGTTTTGAAATTGTCGGAACAATGGAAAAAGCGGTGAAACGTAGCGCCGAGTTAGCCCCCCAATTGAATGCAAAAGTAGTGTTATTGTCGCCGGCTTGTGCGAGTTTTGATCAATATCAAAATTTTGAACAACGCGGCGATGATTTCCGTAAATTGTCTTTAGAATTAGCCGGTTAA